Proteins encoded within one genomic window of Xiphophorus maculatus strain JP 163 A chromosome 11, X_maculatus-5.0-male, whole genome shotgun sequence:
- the LOC102219275 gene encoding 15-hydroxyprostaglandin dehydrogenase [NAD(+)]-like yields the protein MALVGKTAVVTGAAMGIGRALAEILLENGAKVALLDINEAAAERPLQALEQHFGAEKTIFLKCDVESEEQIRAAFKKTVEIFGGIDILCNNAGVLNETSWEKTISINLMGVIRGTYVALEQMNQLSGGRGGVIINMASMAGIGPLLSCPSYTASKFGVVGFTRAMAAASEASGYGIRFNAVCPGFVQTDLITNIPVRLGQFSNLAAATHKLVDVMGTIAVSDVAAAALELLIDDTKNGEALLVLQSGATYMQFPTFNPTQNKPL from the exons ATGGCGTTGGTGGGGAAAACCGCGGTGGTGACCGGAGCGGCCATGGGGATCGGAAGAGCTTTGGCGGAGATCCTGCTGGAGAACGGAGCCAAG GTGGCTCTGCTGGACATTAATGAGGCTGCAgcagagcgccccctgcaggcgcTGGAGCAGCACTTCGGGGCAGAGAAGACCATCTTCCTGAAGTGTGACGTTGAATCCGAGGAGCAGATCAGAG ctgcattTAAGAAAACTGTAGAAATCTTCGGGGGAATCGACATTTTATGCAACAACGCCGGCGTCCTGAACGAAACCAGCTGGGAGAAAACCATTTCCATCAACCTG atggGTGTGATCAGAGGGACCTACGTGGCTCTGGAGCAGATGAACCAGCTGAGCGGCGGCCGCGGCGGAGTCATCATCAACATGGCCTCCATGGCAG gAATCGGTCCGTTGCTGAGCTGCCCCTCTTACACAGCAAGCAAGTTTGGAGTGGTGGGATTCACCCGAGCCATGGCC gctGCCTCTGAGGCTTCTGGGTACGGCATTCGGTTCAACGCGGTTTGCCCTGGCTTCGTGCAAACCGACCTGATAACCAACATCCCGGTTCGGCTGGGTCAGTTCTCCAACCTGGCCGCCGCCACACACAAACTGGTTGACGTGATGGGGACGATAGC GGTTTCTGATGTCGCCGCCGCCGCCTTGGAGCTGCTGATAGACGACACGAAGAACGGAGAGGCCCTGCTGGTCTTACAGAGTGGAGCCACGTACATGCAGTTCCCTACATTCAatccaacacaaaataaacccTTATAA
- the znf346 gene encoding zinc finger protein 346 yields the protein MAEAMQTDSFPVLPSGLAEVDKMIRERGDLFSDTQCKVCSAVLISQSQKLTHYQSKKHANKVRRFLSLENENGDPVKKPKTSDNDCNNGDTDRLKACHLCNMTFTSPVMAESHYQGKFHAKRLKMKAVESQTPEASQSSQPVEKPADNSAGGSETDNNNNPDRFCSTCKASFNNPLMAQQHYAGKKHKKHMTRLKLMETYGPSTAPASTLNGYPCTVCSIVLNSVEQYQSHISGARHKNQMKKVGQKSGDDQPSAVESNQFTGGENQYSGVDGRRAPADDQYPPGDDHYVAPDDQYEGGDGQFGNHQYTPEFSAFSDQFQYT from the exons ATGGCGGAGGCGATGCAGACCGACAGTTTTCCTGTCTTACCTTCGGGACTGGCGGAGG TAGATAAAATGATCCGGGAGCGAGGCGACCTGTTTTCTGACACCCAGTGTAAAGTCTGCAGCGCCGTCCTGATTTCTCAGTCTCAGAAGTTGACTCATTATCAG AGTAAGAAACATGCCAACAAGGTTCGGCGTTTCCTTTCCCTGGAAAATGAGAATGGCGATCCGGTCAAGAAGCCCAAAACCTCCGACAAC GATTGCAACAACGGAGACACGGACCGGCTGAAGGCGTGCCACCTGTGCAACATGACCTTCACATCTCCGGTTATGGCCGAGTCTCACTATCAGGGCAAATTTCATGCCAAGAGGCTGAAAATGAAAGCTGTTGAATCCCAGACTCCAG AAGCCTCTCAGTCTTCACAGCCGGTGGAGAAACCCGCCGACAATTCAGCCGGCGGTTCTGAGaccgacaacaacaacaacccagATCGCTTCTGCTCCACCTGCAAGGCGTCGTTCAACAACCCGCTCATGGCCCAGCAGCACTACGCCGGCAAGAAGCATAAAAAGCACATGACCAGGCTAAAGCTGATGGAGACGTACGGCCCCTCCACCGCACCAG CGTCGACACTAAACGGTTACCCCTGCACCGTCTGCAGCATCGTGCTCAACTCCGTGGAACAGTACCAGTCTCACATCAGCGGCGCCAGGCATAAGAACCA aatgaagAAAGTTGGTCAGAAGTCTGGAGACGACCAACCTTCAGCTGTGGAGTCAAACCAGTTCACTGGAGGAGAAAACCAGTACTCCGGGGTCGACGGCCGGCGCGCGCCCGCAGACGACCAGTACCCCCCCGGAGACGACCATTACGTTGCCCCTGACGACCAGTACGAGGGCGGAGACGGCCAGTTTGGGAACCACCAGTACACCCCGGAGTTCTCTGCGTTTTCGGACCAGTTCCAGTACACTTGA